Proteins from a genomic interval of Candidatus Polarisedimenticolia bacterium:
- the fmt gene encoding methionyl-tRNA formyltransferase, with translation MKLAFLGTPDFAVPSLTRLHDAGHAIRLVLTQPDRPAGRGRKISPSPVKRAALERGLAVFQPERLDEAAVARLASEEVEAAVVVAYGLILPAALLRLPPLGCINLHASMLPRYRGAAPIAHAILRGETTTGVTTLLMDEGIDTGPILLQKESSLGPEETAGEVEKRLSELGAGLLAQTIEGIAAGRILPRPQIVDRQTYAPKIGPETARIAWSHAPTLIVNLIRAMNPRPGATTSLGGKSFKIWRAAAGAPRHGEEERAAPGAILAGGGEPRVACGAGGSVVLQELQREGGRRVSGEEAVRGRWLAGGGFSGETKAL, from the coding sequence GTGAAGCTGGCCTTCCTCGGCACCCCCGACTTTGCCGTTCCCTCCCTCACCCGGCTGCACGATGCCGGACACGCGATTCGACTCGTCCTGACCCAGCCCGATCGCCCCGCGGGACGCGGCCGCAAGATATCGCCCTCTCCCGTCAAGCGCGCCGCGCTGGAGCGCGGCCTCGCGGTGTTCCAGCCGGAGAGACTGGACGAGGCGGCGGTCGCCCGCCTCGCCTCGGAAGAGGTGGAGGCGGCGGTGGTCGTCGCGTATGGCCTGATACTCCCCGCGGCCCTGCTGCGGCTCCCTCCGCTCGGATGCATCAACCTCCACGCGTCGATGCTTCCGCGGTATCGCGGGGCGGCGCCGATCGCTCATGCCATCCTGCGGGGTGAGACGACGACCGGAGTCACCACGCTGCTCATGGACGAAGGGATCGACACGGGGCCGATTCTGCTCCAGAAGGAATCGTCCCTTGGCCCGGAGGAGACCGCGGGAGAGGTCGAGAAGAGGCTTTCCGAACTCGGGGCCGGCCTGCTGGCGCAGACGATCGAAGGGATTGCCGCCGGCCGGATCCTGCCCCGCCCTCAGATCGTCGACCGCCAAACCTACGCGCCGAAGATCGGCCCGGAAACGGCTCGGATCGCCTGGAGCCACGCGCCGACCCTCATCGTCAACCTGATTCGCGCCATGAATCCCCGCCCTGGAGCCACGACCTCCCTGGGGGGGAAGAGCTTCAAGATCTGGCGCGCCGCCGCCGGCGCCCCGCGGCACGGCGAGGAGGAGCGCGCCGCTCCGGGGGCGATCCTGGCGGGCGGTGGAGAGCCGCGCGTGGCGTGCGGCGCGGGCGGAAGCGTCGTTCTCCAGGAGCTCCAGCGGGAAGGAGGGCGCCGCGTGAGCGGCGAGGAAGCGGTCCGCGGCAGGTGGCTGGCCGGGGGGGGGTTCTCGGGTGAGACGAAAGCGCTCTGA